Genomic DNA from Shouchella patagoniensis:
AAGTTGTTGTTAAAATGCTCCAATCAGAAGGGTGTTGTTTTATTTTTATTATATTTGTTTTATCTGTAGTAGCGTAATAGCGTCTGAACACAAGGAATGAGTATCATTGCCCCGCAAAAAAACGCCCAAAGCAGACTAACCACCGGATGAAATGTAGGAGTAAGCAGAGGGATAAGACCTGTGGGAAAGAGGATCATGCCGTATTGAATGAGCTTTTTACCACCATAATGGTTGATTGCATACCACTCTTTCTCACTAACCGTCCCTTTAAAAGTCATTCCATAGAAATGATTTGGTTTAACTTTCTTATAATAAAGAGGAATTCCAAGCAAGCAGACAAGGAGACCTAAAACAAAACTTGAAACCGCCTCTGCGATATTTGCCATTTTATCACGCCCAAACATAATGAAGGTACGTTTATCTTAGTAGGTATTCAAAGGAATGTTTCTTGGAGTTGATGTCTTAAATCTCGCTCCAACTCCTATTGCTTAAGGAAAGTGTACCATATTAATTGGTCATACGTTTAATATAAATGAGCCCCTGTATCCTTAGTTACTAAAGGTACAGGGGTTATTTCTATTATCAACTGGTCTGGTTTGTTTCTGTCTTAAGACACACGAGGCGATCCATGTGGTTGGTTAGTATAGATACGAGATTTGTAGCTTCCTTGTTTTTTAACCATTTTTCAATTGAGATACGAAAGGCAGACATATAAAGAGCAACAAGAAAGTGGAGCTCCTGCTCGTCGGTATTCTCCAAATAAGCATGTAGTTCGTTTCGTATAACGGGTTCTGATTCAAGCAATGTATATAGAAATAAGGACGAAACGGACGACGCTTGCATGGCAATTTCATAACGAATAAGAAAGTTAGTACGTTCATTCTGGTACTTATTGGCTAGGTCATAAAAAATAGCATGAAGCGCAGTATGAGGCGATGCCGTTGTTTTTATTTGTTTGATTGAGTGTGAAATCTCCTTTTGTGTCGTGTGTAGAAAACGTGTAAGGACTTCTTCTTTTGATGAAAAATAACGGAAAAAGGTGCGCGATGACAACATGACTTCGTCTGCAATCTCTTTAATCGATGTTTGTTCATACCCTTTTTGTTGGAAAAGGTGGAGCGCTGCTTCTTCTATGTTTAGTTGAGCTTGGCGTTTTTTGCGTTCTCTTAAACTAAGGGAATTTAACTCCTCTTGCGGGGATGGTTTTTTATTCGTCATAGTGAATTTGTCCTCCGTTGACTTTTGTCATTCAGTGACATTATACTTCTTGTACACGTTATTAACAAGGTGTAAACCGATAACGTAGCAATGCTTATTTAACCTTTTTTCAGGAAGACCAACTCTTATCAATATTGGAAAGGAAGGTCGTCATGAACCAATCAAACGATGCTATTCAAGAAAAACTGTTACATGTATTAAGTGGTAAAAGCGAAGAAGATCCATTCTCTGTTTTCGCAGAGGTGCGGCAAGAAGGAGCCGTTATGCCAATTCCAAATCCAATGGGTGGCGGAGACAGGCAAGCATGGGTCGTGACGCATATGGACGAGGCAATG
This window encodes:
- a CDS encoding SdpI family protein translates to MANIAEAVSSFVLGLLVCLLGIPLYYKKVKPNHFYGMTFKGTVSEKEWYAINHYGGKKLIQYGMILFPTGLIPLLTPTFHPVVSLLWAFFCGAMILIPCVQTLLRYYR
- a CDS encoding TetR/AcrR family transcriptional regulator, whose protein sequence is MTNKKPSPQEELNSLSLRERKKRQAQLNIEEAALHLFQQKGYEQTSIKEIADEVMLSSRTFFRYFSSKEEVLTRFLHTTQKEISHSIKQIKTTASPHTALHAIFYDLANKYQNERTNFLIRYEIAMQASSVSSLFLYTLLESEPVIRNELHAYLENTDEQELHFLVALYMSAFRISIEKWLKNKEATNLVSILTNHMDRLVCLKTETNQTS